A window of Primulina tabacum isolate GXHZ01 chromosome 4, ASM2559414v2, whole genome shotgun sequence contains these coding sequences:
- the LOC142542854 gene encoding agamous-like MADS-box protein AGL19 isoform X3 translates to MVRGKTQMKRIENASSRQVTFSKRRSGLLKKAFELSVLCDAEVALIIFSHSGRLYEFSSSSLMSNTIERYQKNAKSTLANLRITEEVYMQNALMQEQIHQLKQQEAKLMKVNTDLKEKCEMLAMSSVPISQPLSPDMEVETGLFIGPPKTKQIFQRENKRILSKKNA, encoded by the exons ATGGTGAGGGGAAAAACCCAAATGAAAAGGATTGAAAATGCGAGCAGCAGGCAAGTGACCTTCTCCAAGCGCAGGAGTGGGCTTTTGAAGAAGGCTTTTGAGCTCTCAGTTCTCTGTGATGCAGAAGTCGCACTTATAATTTTTTCACATTCTGGTAGACTCTATGAATTTTCAAGTTCCag TCTGATGAGTAACACAATTGAACGGTATCAAAAGAATGCCAAGAGTACCCTAGCCAACCTGAGAATAACTGAAGAAGTATATATGCAG AATGCTTTAATGCAAGAACAGATCCATCAGCTAAAACAACAG GAGGCAAAACTTATGAAAGTAAACACTGATTTAAAGGAAAAG TGTGAGATGTTGGCGATGTCCAGCGTCCCCATAAGCCAACCATTATCGCCAGATATGGAGGTGGAGACGGGGTTGTTTATCGGACCGCCGAAAACGAAG CAGATATTCCAAAGAGAAAACAAAAGGATTCTCTCAAAGAAGAATGCGTaa
- the LOC142542854 gene encoding agamous-like MADS-box protein AGL19 isoform X5: MVRGKTQMKRIENASSRQVTFSKRRSGLLKKAFELSVLCDAEVALIIFSHSGRLYEFSSSSLMSNTIERYQKNAKSTLANLRITEEVYMQKLKDEATDSYKKLDQLEDAKRKLLGENIDSCSINELVHVEEQLGKSLSKIRARKNALMQEQIHQLKQQEAKLMKVNTDLKEKCEMLAMSSVPISQPLSPDMEVETGLFIGPPKTKQIFQRENKRILSKKNA; this comes from the exons ATGGTGAGGGGAAAAACCCAAATGAAAAGGATTGAAAATGCGAGCAGCAGGCAAGTGACCTTCTCCAAGCGCAGGAGTGGGCTTTTGAAGAAGGCTTTTGAGCTCTCAGTTCTCTGTGATGCAGAAGTCGCACTTATAATTTTTTCACATTCTGGTAGACTCTATGAATTTTCAAGTTCCag TCTGATGAGTAACACAATTGAACGGTATCAAAAGAATGCCAAGAGTACCCTAGCCAACCTGAGAATAACTGAAGAAGTATATATGCAG AAACTGAAAGATGAGGCGACTGATTCGTATAAGAAACTTGATCAACTTGAAGATGCTAAAAG AAAACTCTTGGGAGAAAATATAGATTCGTGTTCTATTAACGAGTTAGTACATGTGGAAGAACAGTTGGGAAAAAGTTTAAGCAAAATCAGGGCTAGGAAG AATGCTTTAATGCAAGAACAGATCCATCAGCTAAAACAACAG GAGGCAAAACTTATGAAAGTAAACACTGATTTAAAGGAAAAG TGTGAGATGTTGGCGATGTCCAGCGTCCCCATAAGCCAACCATTATCGCCAGATATGGAGGTGGAGACGGGGTTGTTTATCGGACCGCCGAAAACGAAG CAGATATTCCAAAGAGAAAACAAAAGGATTCTCTCAAAGAAGAATGCGTaa
- the LOC142542854 gene encoding agamous-like MADS-box protein AGL19 isoform X1, which yields MVRGKTQMKRIENASSRQVTFSKRRSGLLKKAFELSVLCDAEVALIIFSHSGRLYEFSSSSLMSNTIERYQKNAKSTLANLRITEEVYMQKLKDEATDSYKKLDQLEDAKRKLLGENIDSCSINELVHVEEQLGKSLSKIRARKNALMQEQIHQLKQQEAKLMKVNTDLKEKCEMLAMSSVPISQPLSPDMEVETGLFIGPPKTKIFQRENKRILSKKNA from the exons ATGGTGAGGGGAAAAACCCAAATGAAAAGGATTGAAAATGCGAGCAGCAGGCAAGTGACCTTCTCCAAGCGCAGGAGTGGGCTTTTGAAGAAGGCTTTTGAGCTCTCAGTTCTCTGTGATGCAGAAGTCGCACTTATAATTTTTTCACATTCTGGTAGACTCTATGAATTTTCAAGTTCCag TCTGATGAGTAACACAATTGAACGGTATCAAAAGAATGCCAAGAGTACCCTAGCCAACCTGAGAATAACTGAAGAAGTATATATGCAG AAACTGAAAGATGAGGCGACTGATTCGTATAAGAAACTTGATCAACTTGAAGATGCTAAAAG AAAACTCTTGGGAGAAAATATAGATTCGTGTTCTATTAACGAGTTAGTACATGTGGAAGAACAGTTGGGAAAAAGTTTAAGCAAAATCAGGGCTAGGAAG AATGCTTTAATGCAAGAACAGATCCATCAGCTAAAACAACAG GAGGCAAAACTTATGAAAGTAAACACTGATTTAAAGGAAAAG TGTGAGATGTTGGCGATGTCCAGCGTCCCCATAAGCCAACCATTATCGCCAGATATGGAGGTGGAGACGGGGTTGTTTATCGGACCGCCGAAAACGAAG ATATTCCAAAGAGAAAACAAAAGGATTCTCTCAAAGAAGAATGCGTaa
- the LOC142542854 gene encoding agamous-like MADS-box protein AGL19 isoform X2 — MVRGKTQMKRIENASSRQVTFSKRRSGLLKKAFELSVLCDAEVALIIFSHSGRLYEFSSSSLMSNTIERYQKNAKSTLANLRITEEVYMQKLKDEATDSYKKLDQLEDAKRKLLGENIDSCSINELVHVEEQLGKSLSKIRARKNALMQEQIHQLKQQEAKLMKVNTDLKEKCEMLAMSSVPISQPLSPDMEVETGLFIGPPKTKVAHV; from the exons ATGGTGAGGGGAAAAACCCAAATGAAAAGGATTGAAAATGCGAGCAGCAGGCAAGTGACCTTCTCCAAGCGCAGGAGTGGGCTTTTGAAGAAGGCTTTTGAGCTCTCAGTTCTCTGTGATGCAGAAGTCGCACTTATAATTTTTTCACATTCTGGTAGACTCTATGAATTTTCAAGTTCCag TCTGATGAGTAACACAATTGAACGGTATCAAAAGAATGCCAAGAGTACCCTAGCCAACCTGAGAATAACTGAAGAAGTATATATGCAG AAACTGAAAGATGAGGCGACTGATTCGTATAAGAAACTTGATCAACTTGAAGATGCTAAAAG AAAACTCTTGGGAGAAAATATAGATTCGTGTTCTATTAACGAGTTAGTACATGTGGAAGAACAGTTGGGAAAAAGTTTAAGCAAAATCAGGGCTAGGAAG AATGCTTTAATGCAAGAACAGATCCATCAGCTAAAACAACAG GAGGCAAAACTTATGAAAGTAAACACTGATTTAAAGGAAAAG TGTGAGATGTTGGCGATGTCCAGCGTCCCCATAAGCCAACCATTATCGCCAGATATGGAGGTGGAGACGGGGTTGTTTATCGGACCGCCGAAAACGAAGGTGGCTCATGTTTAG
- the LOC142542854 gene encoding MADS-box protein SOC1-like isoform X4, producing MVRGKTQMKRIENASSRQVTFSKRRSGLLKKAFELSVLCDAEVALIIFSHSGRLYEFSSSSLMSNTIERYQKNAKSTLANLRITEEVYMQKLKDEATDSYKKLDQLEDAKRKLLGENIDSCSINELVHVEEQLGKSLSKIRARKNALMQEQIHQLKQQV from the exons ATGGTGAGGGGAAAAACCCAAATGAAAAGGATTGAAAATGCGAGCAGCAGGCAAGTGACCTTCTCCAAGCGCAGGAGTGGGCTTTTGAAGAAGGCTTTTGAGCTCTCAGTTCTCTGTGATGCAGAAGTCGCACTTATAATTTTTTCACATTCTGGTAGACTCTATGAATTTTCAAGTTCCag TCTGATGAGTAACACAATTGAACGGTATCAAAAGAATGCCAAGAGTACCCTAGCCAACCTGAGAATAACTGAAGAAGTATATATGCAG AAACTGAAAGATGAGGCGACTGATTCGTATAAGAAACTTGATCAACTTGAAGATGCTAAAAG AAAACTCTTGGGAGAAAATATAGATTCGTGTTCTATTAACGAGTTAGTACATGTGGAAGAACAGTTGGGAAAAAGTTTAAGCAAAATCAGGGCTAGGAAG AATGCTTTAATGCAAGAACAGATCCATCAGCTAAAACAACAGGTATAA